One Rhodothermales bacterium DNA segment encodes these proteins:
- a CDS encoding SDR family oxidoreductase, translated as MNNVALITGASSGIGRELARIHASRKGDLVLVARRAERLLELKTELEQAHGVQVLTIARDLAVPGAAKAIYKELTDKQVDVEVLINNAGFGGHGFFYERDWEADKAMINLNILALTALTRMFLPGMVERNRGCVMNVASTAGFIPGPLQAVYYASKAYVISFSEALANELSDTNVTVTALCPNFTQTEFIENGNLTRTRAVKLLFIPTARTVADYGYRAMLRGKTMAVFGIFNKFAFHILLRILPRKLVTAISRSTMEKEG; from the coding sequence ATGAATAATGTGGCACTCATCACGGGCGCGTCCAGCGGGATCGGCCGTGAACTCGCGCGCATCCACGCGTCGCGCAAAGGCGATCTCGTCCTCGTGGCCCGGCGCGCGGAACGGCTGCTCGAACTCAAGACCGAGTTGGAGCAGGCGCATGGCGTACAGGTGTTGACCATCGCGCGCGACCTGGCCGTCCCCGGTGCGGCGAAGGCCATCTACAAGGAACTGACCGACAAGCAGGTCGATGTGGAGGTGCTGATCAACAACGCCGGCTTCGGCGGCCACGGCTTTTTCTACGAGCGCGACTGGGAGGCCGACAAGGCCATGATCAACCTGAACATCCTCGCGCTGACGGCGCTGACGCGGATGTTTCTTCCCGGCATGGTCGAGCGCAATCGGGGTTGTGTGATGAACGTCGCGTCCACCGCCGGCTTCATCCCGGGCCCGCTCCAGGCGGTCTACTACGCGTCGAAGGCCTACGTCATCTCGTTTTCGGAGGCGCTGGCCAACGAGCTATCGGACACCAACGTGACGGTGACCGCGCTCTGCCCGAACTTTACGCAGACGGAGTTCATCGAAAACGGCAACCTCACCCGCACCCGCGCGGTCAAGCTCCTCTTTATCCCCACGGCCCGCACCGTGGCCGATTACGGTTACCGCGCCATGCTGCGAGGCAAGACGATGGCCGTCTTCGGCATCTTCAACAAATTTGCCTTTCACATCCTGCTGCGCATCCTGCCCAGAAAGCTGGTGACGGCGATTTCGCGTTCGACGATGGAAAAAGAGGGATAA
- a CDS encoding PQQ-dependent sugar dehydrogenase, with amino-acid sequence MSTDRPDDNRFTPVVLTEGPTMDEPMAFEVTRDGAVFFIERKGGLKRFDPATKTVSLVATIPVNTKYTNAQGNVREAEEGLVGMTLHPSFPQKPWIYMLYADPAEPKHVLARWDYRNGKLDDASKKILLDYPVQREECCHTGGGMAWDKAGNLFMTIGNNTANVIQSQTDERPGRSSWDDQRGAANTNDLRGKIIRIHPEDDGSYTIPDGNLFPPGTPQTRPEIYTMGHRNTWRVSIDSKTGYIYWGEVGPDASQDSELGPRGYDELNQAKAPGFFGWPYFIGENHAFPFYDFVADKALAPKDPLKPMNTSVNNTGLQELPPAQPAFISYPYGVSERFPEVGTGGRSATGGPIYHRSDFPDAARPWPAYFEGKWIAADLARGWIMLITMDENSDYVSMERFLPDYKPAEIIDIKFGPDGDLYILEYGSRWFADSEDDKLVRIEYNSGNRTPVAIASASTAGGKVPFDLTLSADGSTDADGDALTYRWEVKPEAGGAARTFDTPSPTVTFDQEGAYVATLTVTDPTGATNSRSVSILAGNEPPQIDIKLAGNTSFFFPNKPIDYTVTASDAEDGMIDATQVAVSIDYVSHGFDYAEVIQGHRSVDATTRFAVAKALIDASDCAVCHQVDVRSAGPAFVEIAEKYAGDTKARERLAAKVRAGGGGVWGEIVMPAHPGLSSNDALTIVDYILHVKDKTIRTLPLSDKYTLSIPGDDDGRGTVLVRAAYTDRGAGDVGSQTADKTIILKSPVLDPGDAQVIEGARKAVGSRGAGPTNVQPNKNGYIGFEGVDLTGVSRIDLNAQAQSRTGTVGGTVELRLDGPTGPLVGQAEVPVTEFGSAPRRRPRRSSRPAARLRHRRRADAAPSSPRSPCRPRPACTTCIWSSRTTQRATSTR; translated from the coding sequence ATGTCGACCGATCGGCCGGACGACAACCGCTTCACGCCGGTTGTCCTCACCGAGGGACCCACCATGGACGAGCCGATGGCCTTCGAGGTGACCCGGGACGGCGCCGTCTTTTTCATCGAGCGCAAGGGCGGCCTCAAACGATTCGACCCGGCGACGAAAACCGTCAGCCTGGTGGCCACCATCCCCGTGAACACCAAATACACGAACGCCCAGGGGAACGTCCGCGAGGCGGAAGAAGGGCTGGTGGGGATGACGCTCCATCCGAGCTTCCCACAGAAACCCTGGATCTACATGCTCTACGCGGATCCGGCCGAGCCCAAACACGTGCTCGCGCGGTGGGACTACCGGAACGGCAAGCTCGACGACGCCTCGAAGAAGATCCTGCTCGACTATCCCGTGCAGCGCGAGGAGTGCTGCCACACGGGCGGCGGCATGGCCTGGGACAAGGCCGGCAACCTCTTCATGACCATCGGCAACAACACCGCGAACGTGATCCAGTCGCAGACGGACGAGCGCCCCGGCCGCAGCAGCTGGGACGACCAGCGCGGTGCGGCGAACACGAACGACCTCCGCGGGAAAATCATCCGCATCCACCCCGAGGACGACGGCTCGTACACCATCCCCGATGGCAACCTCTTCCCGCCCGGCACCCCGCAGACGCGCCCGGAGATCTACACGATGGGCCACCGCAATACATGGCGCGTGTCGATCGACAGCAAGACGGGCTACATCTACTGGGGGGAAGTGGGCCCCGACGCCTCCCAGGATTCCGAACTCGGCCCGCGCGGCTACGACGAACTCAACCAGGCCAAGGCGCCCGGATTCTTCGGCTGGCCGTACTTCATCGGCGAAAACCACGCCTTCCCGTTCTACGACTTCGTGGCGGACAAGGCCCTGGCGCCGAAGGACCCGCTCAAGCCGATGAACACCTCGGTGAACAACACCGGGCTCCAGGAGCTGCCGCCGGCCCAGCCGGCGTTCATCTCGTATCCCTACGGCGTCTCCGAGCGCTTCCCGGAAGTCGGCACCGGCGGTCGCTCCGCCACCGGCGGCCCCATCTACCACCGGTCGGACTTCCCCGACGCCGCGCGCCCCTGGCCGGCGTACTTCGAGGGCAAATGGATCGCGGCGGATCTGGCGCGCGGCTGGATCATGCTCATCACGATGGATGAGAACAGCGACTACGTGTCGATGGAGCGTTTCCTGCCCGACTACAAGCCGGCGGAGATCATCGACATCAAGTTCGGGCCGGATGGCGACCTCTACATCCTCGAATACGGCAGCCGCTGGTTCGCCGACAGCGAGGACGACAAGCTCGTCCGCATCGAATACAACTCGGGCAACCGCACGCCGGTCGCGATCGCCAGCGCCTCCACCGCCGGCGGGAAGGTGCCCTTCGACCTGACCCTCTCGGCTGACGGATCCACCGACGCCGACGGCGACGCGCTCACGTACCGCTGGGAAGTCAAGCCCGAAGCCGGCGGCGCCGCGCGCACCTTCGACACTCCGTCCCCGACCGTTACGTTCGACCAGGAGGGCGCCTACGTGGCCACCCTCACGGTGACCGACCCCACGGGCGCGACCAACTCCCGGTCCGTCTCGATCCTCGCTGGCAACGAGCCGCCGCAGATCGACATCAAGCTGGCCGGCAACACGAGCTTCTTCTTCCCCAACAAGCCGATCGACTACACCGTCACGGCCAGCGATGCGGAGGACGGCATGATCGACGCCACCCAGGTGGCGGTGAGCATCGACTATGTATCCCACGGCTTCGACTACGCCGAAGTGATCCAGGGGCATCGGAGCGTCGACGCTACGACCCGCTTCGCCGTGGCGAAAGCCCTCATAGACGCGAGCGACTGCGCCGTGTGCCACCAGGTCGATGTCCGCTCGGCCGGCCCCGCCTTCGTTGAAATCGCCGAAAAATACGCCGGCGACACGAAGGCCCGGGAACGGCTGGCCGCCAAGGTCCGCGCGGGCGGCGGCGGGGTATGGGGAGAGATCGTTATGCCGGCGCACCCGGGCCTCTCCTCGAACGACGCGCTGACGATCGTCGACTACATCCTGCACGTCAAGGACAAGACGATCCGGACGCTCCCGCTGTCGGACAAATACACGCTGTCGATCCCTGGAGACGATGACGGCCGCGGCACGGTGCTCGTGCGGGCGGCCTATACGGACCGCGGCGCCGGCGATGTCGGGTCGCAGACGGCGGACAAGACCATCATCCTCAAGAGCCCTGTCCTCGACCCCGGCGACGCGCAGGTGATCGAGGGCGCCCGGAAGGCCGTGGGCAGCCGCGGCGCCGGCCCGACCAATGTCCAGCCCAACAAGAACGGCTACATCGGGTTCGAGGGCGTGGATCTGACCGGCGTATCGCGCATCGACCTCAACGCCCAGGCGCAGAGCCGCACAGGCACGGTGGGCGGAACGGTCGAGCTGCGCCTCGACGGACCGACCGGCCCGCTCGTGGGTCAGGCCGAGGTGCCGGTGACGGAATTCGGTTCGGCGCCCCGCCGACGGCCACGGCGATCCAGCAGGCCGGCGGCCAGGCTCCGCCACCGCCGCCGCGCCGACGCGGCCCCCAGCTCACCGAGGTCGCCCTGCAGGCCACGACCGGCGTGCACGACCTGTATCTGGTCTTCAAGAACGACGCAGCGCGCGACATCGACCCGCTGA
- the htpG gene encoding molecular chaperone HtpG yields MTTETKEEKAKRYTFKAEMKQLLHLIVHSLYTHQEIFLRELISNASDALNKARFRKLTDTDILSKDAPLEIRITLDEAENTLAIEDTGIGMTRDDLVKRLGTVASSGTKAFLEQLQKEGKPIDGQLIGQFGVGFYSAFMVAEQVVVETRSAEPDSEGLRWTSDGEGSFTIDTVDRAERGTKITLKLRDDAKEFTRDYRVRSIVQKYSNFVDFPIKLGEEQVNTVKALWHKNKSDITAEELNEFYKFISGDYQEPLGHLHLNLEGVVNVRALLFIPQHAPPAMFREDEATKLHLYANNVFIQDDCKALVPDYLRFMRGVVETDNLPLNVSREVTQNSPVMAKIRSILTGKILGLLEGWASKEEDTYNRFFREFGPLFKMGIGNDFANKEKLTDLLRFESTQTGKGVYTSLAAYVDRMPADQTQIYYLLGEHRDVLERSPNLEYFRKNGIEVLLMDDPMDAFVVPHIEAFREKELKSIEKADIDLKTDDARQKEALAGADADQLIARFKVTLGDRVKDVVESRRLVDSAVTLVVGESGMDVQMERMMRMMDKNFKAGARILEINTAHPLMKNLRTLLDSDPETADKVMLQLYEGALLLEGGLTQTTDYVARMTELLVKATA; encoded by the coding sequence GTGACTACCGAGACCAAAGAGGAAAAGGCCAAACGCTATACGTTCAAGGCCGAGATGAAGCAGTTGCTTCATCTTATCGTGCACTCGCTCTATACCCATCAGGAGATCTTTCTCCGGGAGCTGATTTCGAACGCGTCCGACGCGCTCAACAAGGCGCGGTTCAGAAAGCTGACGGATACGGACATCCTCAGCAAGGATGCGCCGCTGGAGATCCGCATCACGCTCGATGAAGCGGAGAACACCCTCGCCATCGAGGACACGGGCATCGGGATGACGCGCGACGATCTCGTCAAGCGGCTCGGCACTGTCGCAAGCTCGGGCACGAAGGCCTTTCTCGAGCAACTCCAGAAAGAGGGCAAGCCGATCGACGGCCAGTTGATTGGCCAGTTCGGCGTCGGTTTTTATTCGGCGTTCATGGTGGCGGAACAGGTCGTGGTCGAAACACGCAGCGCCGAGCCCGACTCCGAAGGGCTGCGCTGGACGTCGGACGGCGAGGGCTCGTTCACCATCGATACGGTCGACCGCGCCGAGCGTGGCACGAAGATCACCCTCAAGCTGCGGGACGATGCGAAGGAGTTCACGCGCGACTACCGCGTCCGCAGCATCGTCCAGAAATACTCGAACTTCGTCGACTTCCCCATCAAGCTCGGCGAGGAGCAGGTCAATACCGTGAAGGCGCTCTGGCACAAGAACAAGAGCGACATCACGGCGGAAGAGCTGAACGAGTTCTACAAGTTCATCTCGGGCGACTACCAGGAGCCGCTGGGGCATCTCCATCTGAATCTCGAAGGGGTCGTCAATGTCCGCGCCCTGCTTTTCATCCCGCAGCATGCCCCGCCGGCCATGTTCCGCGAGGACGAAGCCACAAAACTCCACCTGTACGCCAACAATGTCTTCATCCAGGACGACTGCAAGGCGCTGGTGCCGGACTACCTCCGCTTCATGCGCGGCGTCGTCGAAACCGACAACCTGCCGCTGAACGTCTCCCGCGAGGTGACGCAGAACAGCCCGGTGATGGCCAAGATCCGGTCGATCCTCACCGGCAAGATCCTCGGATTGCTGGAGGGCTGGGCGTCGAAGGAGGAGGACACCTACAACCGGTTCTTCCGCGAGTTCGGGCCGCTCTTCAAGATGGGCATCGGGAACGACTTCGCGAACAAGGAGAAACTCACGGATCTGCTCCGGTTCGAATCGACCCAGACGGGCAAGGGCGTCTACACGTCGCTGGCGGCGTATGTGGATCGGATGCCGGCGGACCAGACGCAGATCTACTACCTGCTGGGCGAGCACCGCGACGTGCTGGAACGCAGCCCGAACCTCGAGTATTTCCGCAAGAACGGGATCGAGGTGCTGCTGATGGACGACCCGATGGACGCGTTCGTCGTGCCGCACATCGAGGCGTTCCGCGAAAAGGAGCTGAAGAGCATCGAGAAGGCGGACATCGATCTGAAGACGGACGACGCCCGGCAGAAGGAGGCGCTCGCCGGCGCCGACGCGGATCAGCTCATCGCCCGCTTCAAGGTGACGCTCGGGGACCGGGTGAAGGATGTGGTCGAGTCCCGCCGGCTTGTCGATTCCGCCGTGACGCTCGTCGTGGGCGAAAGCGGGATGGACGTGCAGATGGAGCGCATGATGCGGATGATGGACAAGAACTTCAAGGCCGGCGCCCGCATCCTGGAGATCAACACGGCGCACCCGCTGATGAAAAACCTGCGGACCCTGCTGGACAGCGATCCGGAGACGGCGGACAAGGTCATGCTCCAGCTCTATGAGGGCGCCCTGCTCCTCGAGGGCGGCCTGACGCAGACGACCGACTACGTGGCGCGGATGACGGAGCTGCTCGTGAAAGCGACGGCCTGA
- a CDS encoding metalloregulator ArsR/SmtB family transcription factor, which produces MDQLDLTFSALANPIRRAILSRLAEGEATVTELMEPFEISQPAISRHLKVLEDAGLVSVNPQGPSRPRRIEAARLSEASGWLDRYRAIWEANYGRLDEVLAKLQANPEGTSDDTTPTDNTL; this is translated from the coding sequence ATGGATCAGCTCGACCTAACATTTTCCGCCCTGGCCAACCCGATACGCCGGGCCATCCTGTCGCGTCTCGCCGAGGGCGAGGCCACGGTGACCGAATTGATGGAGCCCTTCGAGATCAGCCAGCCGGCGATTTCGCGGCACCTCAAGGTTCTCGAAGACGCAGGGTTGGTTTCGGTCAACCCGCAGGGCCCCTCGCGCCCCCGGCGCATCGAGGCGGCGCGGCTTTCGGAGGCCAGTGGTTGGCTGGATCGATACCGGGCGATCTGGGAGGCGAATTATGGGCGCCTGGACGAGGTCCTGGCCAAACTGCAAGCAAACCCTGAAGGTACATCCGATGATACCACTCCGACTGACAACACCCTCTGA
- a CDS encoding divalent metal cation transporter — protein sequence MKLGTSSLVVAAFIGPGTVLTCATAGLGFGYDLGWVLLFATVAVFVLQSYTAGTGILAGKGLGEALREAADTPAKRWATTALIVLGLWIGCAAFETGNLVGAAAGVQAMLGLEGDMRWLVGGCALVAGLLLRLRMRLLIQILAVCVGGMSLTFLATLALAPVDWGSALAGLLQPALPEASPLVAVALVGTTIVTYNLFLHPSAARAYWAGESPRAAWRGELLGMALFIPVGGLISFAILVAGATLAGEGGTVSQVADLAALLEPALGGAAPYLFGAGLLAAGLTSAVTAPLAAAAGIRELFGWPDDPRDPRATAVWLSVVVVGLLFNLTGFSPLAVIVAAQAANGLLLPLIAAFVVYLAYRQQEVRLPRWYLALGVGITLVCAGLGARTLWWVWGAI from the coding sequence ATGAAACTCGGCACCTCCTCGCTCGTCGTCGCCGCCTTTATCGGCCCGGGCACCGTCCTCACCTGCGCGACGGCCGGTCTCGGGTTCGGGTACGATCTCGGCTGGGTGCTGCTGTTTGCCACCGTGGCGGTGTTCGTCCTCCAGTCGTATACCGCCGGCACGGGCATCCTCGCCGGCAAGGGACTGGGGGAAGCGCTGCGCGAAGCCGCCGACACGCCGGCGAAGCGCTGGGCGACGACGGCGCTGATCGTTCTGGGACTCTGGATCGGTTGCGCGGCGTTCGAAACGGGCAACCTGGTCGGCGCCGCCGCCGGCGTTCAGGCGATGCTGGGCCTGGAAGGCGATATGCGATGGCTGGTGGGTGGCTGCGCGCTTGTGGCCGGCTTGTTGCTACGGCTCCGGATGCGGCTCCTCATCCAGATCCTGGCGGTCTGCGTGGGCGGCATGAGCCTCACGTTCCTGGCGACGCTCGCGCTGGCGCCGGTCGACTGGGGGAGCGCCCTGGCCGGCCTGCTGCAGCCCGCGCTGCCGGAAGCGAGCCCGCTCGTCGCGGTCGCGCTCGTCGGGACGACGATCGTCACCTACAACCTCTTCCTGCACCCGAGCGCGGCGCGCGCGTACTGGGCCGGCGAATCGCCGCGCGCGGCATGGCGGGGCGAACTGCTGGGGATGGCGCTGTTCATTCCCGTCGGCGGCCTGATTTCGTTTGCGATCCTCGTCGCCGGCGCGACGCTGGCCGGCGAAGGCGGGACGGTGAGTCAGGTGGCGGACCTGGCCGCGCTGCTTGAGCCCGCGCTCGGCGGTGCCGCGCCCTACCTCTTCGGCGCCGGCCTCCTCGCTGCCGGGCTGACGTCCGCCGTGACGGCGCCGCTCGCGGCCGCGGCCGGCATCCGCGAGCTGTTCGGCTGGCCGGACGACCCCCGCGATCCCCGCGCGACGGCCGTGTGGCTGTCGGTCGTCGTCGTGGGGCTCCTGTTTAACCTCACCGGCTTCTCTCCCCTCGCCGTCATCGTCGCGGCGCAGGCGGCCAACGGGTTGCTGTTGCCCCTGATCGCGGCGTTCGTCGTGTACCTGGCCTACCGGCAGCAGGAGGTCCGGCTGCCGCGCTGGTACCTGGCGCTCGGCGTCGGGATCACCCTCGTCTGCGCCGGCCTCGGCGCGCGCACGCTGTGGTGGGTCTGGGGGGCGATTTGA
- a CDS encoding MATE family efflux transporter: MKHDFSAAPNRTLVGLTIPILFSLVAEPLTGLVDTAFVARLGAAPLAALGVGTITLSSIFWVFNFLSVGTQTEVAQASGRGLTERAAELAGMALAMSAGLGVVVALAGWPASGLAADALGATEAVRDDAVAYIRWRLVGGPAVLLMLASFGTMRGLQEMRLPLWIALAVNALNIVLDAVLIFGMGPVPAMGIAGAAIASSVSQWVGAGLALWLLYRRLGLPAGLKRADASRLLVIGGDLFVRTGMLTLFLLLTTREATRMGAAAGAAHQAIRQVWMFAALALDAFAIAGQSLVGYFIGAENRAAARRVAGYVCLWSLGTGVVLFVSMVAGEPLAVRLLVPPEAVAVFSSAWFVAAVFQPLNALTFATDGLHWGTGDFRYLRNAVITATLTGALCVWLLVDVAQPGSLTLLWVATGVWIVVRAVFGLVRIWPGVGASPYRVGGSRFEDQSLRSSPSLEP; the protein is encoded by the coding sequence GTGAAGCATGATTTCTCGGCCGCGCCGAACCGCACGCTCGTCGGCCTGACGATCCCCATCCTGTTTTCGCTCGTCGCCGAGCCGCTCACCGGGCTGGTCGATACGGCCTTCGTGGCTCGGCTCGGCGCCGCGCCCCTCGCGGCGCTCGGGGTGGGCACGATCACGCTGAGCAGCATCTTCTGGGTGTTCAACTTCCTGAGCGTCGGCACGCAGACGGAGGTGGCGCAGGCGTCGGGGCGCGGTCTGACGGAGCGGGCGGCGGAGCTCGCCGGCATGGCGCTCGCGATGAGCGCGGGGCTGGGGGTGGTCGTGGCGCTCGCCGGCTGGCCGGCGTCGGGTCTGGCGGCGGATGCGCTCGGGGCTACCGAGGCCGTGCGTGACGACGCCGTAGCCTACATCCGTTGGCGGCTCGTCGGCGGGCCGGCGGTGCTGCTCATGCTGGCGTCGTTCGGGACGATGCGCGGTCTCCAGGAAATGCGCCTGCCGCTGTGGATCGCGCTGGCGGTGAATGCGCTCAACATCGTGCTGGATGCCGTGCTCATCTTCGGCATGGGCCCCGTGCCGGCCATGGGCATCGCCGGCGCGGCGATCGCGAGTTCGGTTAGTCAGTGGGTCGGCGCCGGCCTCGCGCTCTGGCTGCTGTATCGACGCCTCGGGCTCCCGGCGGGCCTGAAGAGGGCGGACGCGAGCCGGCTCCTGGTCATCGGCGGCGACCTGTTCGTGCGGACGGGCATGCTGACGCTTTTCCTGCTCCTCACCACCCGCGAGGCGACGCGCATGGGCGCCGCCGCCGGCGCGGCGCATCAGGCCATCCGCCAGGTGTGGATGTTCGCCGCCCTCGCCCTCGACGCGTTCGCGATCGCCGGGCAGAGTCTGGTGGGGTATTTCATCGGCGCCGAGAACCGGGCCGCCGCGCGCCGCGTCGCGGGGTATGTCTGTCTGTGGAGCCTGGGGACGGGGGTGGTGCTGTTCGTGTCGATGGTCGCCGGCGAGCCGCTCGCCGTGCGGCTGCTGGTGCCACCCGAGGCCGTGGCCGTCTTTTCATCGGCGTGGTTCGTCGCAGCCGTCTTCCAACCCCTCAACGCGCTCACGTTTGCGACGGACGGTCTGCACTGGGGTACCGGCGACTTCCGCTACCTCAGAAACGCCGTCATCACCGCGACCCTGACCGGCGCGCTGTGCGTGTGGCTCCTCGTCGATGTCGCGCAACCCGGTTCGCTGACCCTGCTCTGGGTGGCGACCGGCGTCTGGATCGTGGTGCGCGCCGTGTTCGGGCTGGTACGCATCTGGCCCGGGGTAGGCGCGAGCCCGTACCGGGTGGGTGGTTCAAGGTTCGAGGATCAAAGTTTAAGGTCGTCTCCTTCCCTTGAGCCTTGA
- a CDS encoding M28 family peptidase — MPSSFAGRLGVPALLVVVSLARPVAAQNADAGRVASPATTPTAFENPELVQRYQATITESDLASHLYVFASDYFEGRETATRGQKLAATYLAGQYRKMGLDPKGNAPTANPMAPENYFQPFPLYGRRLKQASLEIKAGNRSVASRSYSASHQDEDAYLAFGSAMNAEGGVVFAGYGIEDEALGYNDFKAMEEAGIDMSGKWLLILGDEPLETADKSLLPTSDGGPSRWTLRGNMKRGTILRRQGARPKGVLMVGDLGPRGKSVADEARKSAAALEGIGQLSLNEQGGGPAFPPFYVISSTLANQILAPSGKKIEDLKAGIDASLKPAVMDLGDITITSAIEQETFQTSSENVAAFIEGSDPVLKNEVVVISSHYDHIGINEGGEGDIINNGADDDGSGTVAVLEMAEAFKLAQRDGHGPRRSILFLNVAGEEKGLLGSAYYSDSDPLVPIENTVTDLNIDMIGRFDPTHPAKSENYVYIIGSNLISQELHDINARVNQLTGTHLELDERYNSKDDPNQFYRRSDHWNFGKHSIPFIFFFTGTHEDYHGVGDEPDKIEYERMARITRLVFATAWQVANQDERPVVSGTGFN, encoded by the coding sequence ATGCCCAGTTCATTTGCCGGCCGCCTGGGCGTGCCGGCCTTGCTCGTTGTTGTTTCGCTTGCCCGGCCCGTCGCGGCGCAAAACGCCGACGCCGGCCGCGTAGCGTCGCCGGCCACGACGCCCACCGCGTTCGAAAACCCCGAACTCGTCCAGCGCTACCAGGCCACCATCACGGAATCCGACCTCGCGTCGCACCTCTATGTGTTCGCGTCGGACTACTTCGAGGGGCGCGAGACGGCGACCCGAGGCCAGAAGCTGGCGGCCACCTACCTCGCCGGCCAGTACCGAAAGATGGGGCTGGATCCCAAGGGGAACGCCCCGACCGCCAACCCGATGGCCCCGGAGAACTACTTCCAGCCGTTCCCCCTCTACGGGCGGCGGCTGAAACAGGCCTCGCTGGAGATCAAGGCGGGCAACCGGAGCGTGGCGTCCAGGAGCTACTCAGCCTCCCACCAGGACGAAGACGCCTACCTCGCTTTCGGCAGCGCGATGAACGCCGAGGGCGGTGTCGTCTTCGCCGGCTATGGCATCGAGGATGAGGCGCTCGGCTACAACGACTTCAAGGCCATGGAAGAGGCCGGCATCGACATGTCGGGGAAATGGCTCCTGATCCTCGGCGACGAACCGCTCGAAACGGCCGACAAAAGCCTGTTGCCGACCTCCGACGGCGGCCCGTCCCGCTGGACGCTGCGGGGCAACATGAAACGCGGCACCATCCTGCGCCGGCAGGGCGCGCGGCCGAAGGGCGTGCTCATGGTGGGCGACCTCGGGCCGCGCGGCAAATCCGTCGCCGACGAGGCCCGCAAGAGCGCGGCCGCTCTTGAAGGAATCGGTCAGCTCTCCCTCAACGAACAGGGCGGCGGCCCCGCCTTTCCGCCCTTTTATGTCATCTCCAGCACCCTCGCAAACCAGATTCTCGCGCCCTCCGGCAAAAAGATCGAGGACCTGAAAGCCGGCATCGACGCCAGTCTGAAGCCGGCGGTGATGGATCTGGGCGACATCACGATCACGAGCGCCATCGAACAGGAGACGTTCCAGACCAGCAGCGAAAACGTGGCGGCCTTTATCGAGGGATCCGATCCGGTCCTCAAGAATGAGGTCGTGGTCATCTCGTCGCACTACGACCACATCGGCATCAACGAGGGCGGCGAGGGCGACATCATCAACAACGGCGCCGACGACGACGGCTCGGGCACGGTGGCCGTGCTCGAGATGGCCGAAGCCTTCAAACTGGCCCAGCGCGACGGGCACGGCCCGCGTCGGTCGATCCTCTTCCTCAACGTCGCCGGCGAGGAAAAAGGCCTCCTCGGGTCCGCGTATTATTCGGATTCCGACCCGCTCGTCCCGATCGAAAACACGGTCACCGATCTCAACATCGACATGATCGGCCGATTCGACCCCACGCACCCGGCAAAAAGCGAGAACTACGTCTACATCATCGGGTCGAACCTGATCTCGCAGGAACTGCACGACATCAACGCGCGGGTCAACCAGCTCACGGGCACACACCTCGAACTCGACGAGCGCTACAACTCGAAGGACGATCCCAACCAGTTCTACCGCCGGTCCGACCACTGGAACTTCGGCAAGCACAGCATCCCGTTCATCTTCTTCTTCACCGGAACCCACGAGGACTACCACGGCGTGGGCGACGAGCCGGACAAGATCGAATACGAGCGCATGGCCCGCATCACCCGCCTCGTCTTCGCCACCGCCTGGCAGGTGGCGAATCAGGACGAACGGCCCGTGGTGTCGGGCACGGGGTTCAATTGA
- a CDS encoding SET domain-containing protein-lysine N-methyltransferase, with translation MEIAPLFLLKGLTGMLPPSIELRVYDWESLTGADTGKAIVLGYGSLYNHSDNPNLSYSPDAANDLMTYTARRPIAAHEQLTIHYDRANGQHTEEQEGWFARNAIEKRAIA, from the coding sequence GTGGAAATCGCCCCGTTGTTCCTGCTGAAGGGCCTGACGGGGATGCTCCCTCCGTCCATTGAGCTGCGGGTGTACGACTGGGAATCCCTCACGGGCGCCGACACCGGCAAGGCCATCGTGCTCGGCTACGGAAGCCTGTACAACCACAGCGATAACCCGAACCTGTCGTACAGCCCCGATGCCGCGAACGATCTGATGACCTACACAGCCAGGCGTCCCATCGCCGCGCATGAGCAGCTCACCATCCATTACGACCGGGCGAACGGCCAGCACACCGAGGAACAGGAGGGATGGTTCGCGCGCAATGCCATCGAGAAACGGGCCATCGCCTGA